Sequence from the Ziziphus jujuba cultivar Dongzao chromosome 9, ASM3175591v1 genome:
aaaaataaataaataagcactCCCTCAATGGTTAAAATTAAAGTTATATATCATAACCGCAGATACATTTGGGAATAGGAATTTGGAAGCACAATTTGAGGGTACTCAGAAACACTTTGATATAAATACTCATGACAAATTTTGGTTCGTTAAAGATGTATataacatagtttttttttttttttttttttctctttttcctttttctttctaacTCTGTCTAATTCCTGAATCAAACTCAAGCCACAAACCAATTATCTTCTAGGCTATCCATTTTTCTCCGCCTGCCAAACCTCATATAGTTTATTTTCACTACTAATTATCTCCTCACAAAATTACAtactttttccatatatatgtacatcCAAATTGCAGAAAGACAAATATCTGTAATAATTAGGGATACCCATTGGTTGGTACTCAGTACTTCTGCTTCTATCTGCTTATCCTCAAATCAACAATCACCGAAAGAACActaaaaaagttatttaaaaaaaaaaaaaatttggttttcaAAATCAAAGATGCTCTTACTCTATATCTGTTTTATGCCTTACCCTAGTGATTGCGTGGACCAGTTCTGCGTGGTGGACTTGTTcagatctttttaaaaaaaaaaaaaaaaaattagagtcattttttcttttattttccatatGACCCATCTACAATAGCTAAAGCTATTCAAAGCCAAAGTTCTTTTGTAGGGCTTGATTTTTGACAAAGAGTTTGGCTACGTAGACAAGTTATGGTTCACAAACCCTATACCAATCCAAACTTATACCTTTCCTAAAGGACCTAATACTAATTCCAACTTGTTGGGAAGGACCACCTAACATATACCCTAGGAAAAACTCAGACAGGTATAGTTATAGCTATGGAATGGAACAATATTGGTCTTAGACTTACATTTGATgatatctaaataaataaataaaaacaataacatttcaattttaattttaatggtatcttgttttttaatatagtgAGGACCACCTTTCATATGCAAAGTATAGCCCCACTTATTTTTCGTCCCCTTTACATCCAATGATCAACAACCAGACCTTTTTTCGTCGATCAATAATGTGGAAATCATAAGGTTTCCCAATCAAAGTGACAGTTTTCCTAGTGGGGTACGCTTTGCTTTTTTAACGATTTTTCTCGGAGTACCACAGTTTTGTATATATGATTAGATAATACGTACGGGTCATTGAATGGAGTCCGTGTTTAATGTCTTCATATTTTTGGCCTTTATTGTTTGAGAGAATTGTTATTAAATGGAGAAAATATATAACcacataaaaaagaaagcaaaaaagtTCGAGTACAAGATATGTATCAGATGCAGGAGATTATGTCCGGCTCCTTAGGACACATGCTGACCTGAATGTTTTATGAGAATTTCCCTTGTTTGGCCAGAGGGAGTGTTCTCAATTAATTGGCTAACAATGGgggtgaaaaataaaaacaataagggggaaaaaaaaatgttcaatgTCTTTTCTGTTTATAACTTTGATCAGTTTATTCTCCATCTTAAAATGGCTACTCAAccgaattaataataaaaatgatgataACGATTTTTTTTCGTTGAGCAAAAAGTTGAATCTAtgttatcaccaaaaaaaaaaaaaaaaaaaaaaaaaaaaaaaaaagaagaagaagaagaagaatgtatGTTTAATTTGGGTCATATCGAATGTGtgtatataattgttaaatttcttTTCATATAGTTCACAGGAGAAACCATAACATATAATTCATCTACCTAGCTACTATTAGACATGTGACGTGCCTACATACATAACATAATGTGTTtatattaaacaatttttttttttttttttggaagcaaAATGATCAAAAAGAATAGTTAATTAACTGACTCTAGCAGGAAGATATATTGTATATTATggatattgtttttaaaaaaataaattaaggaaaaataacaagactgatttttataattaaccTCCACAATTAAATATAGAAACAGAAAAACAGATCGAAACCACAAATTTGTTGGAATTCATTCTCTATCtgctttattattttgttattttatttattttttaccagGTTGGTGATCCATTCAACTAAGCAAACTATAAGACCTCGATTTGATACGTCAAAGGTTGATATGTGTTAGAAAGTTATGGATATTTTAGTTTTATGATTTGTATATGgttagatatatttatttaatggacaatataatatttcttagaaatctttttcaaattattttgtatatgacAGAAATCTTTTTCAAAGTATTTTGTATATAAAACGACCCCTCTGTAAGAATTTATAAAGTCGAAGTGGGAAtattcatcaataaaaaaagtTGAAGTAAGAATAAAAGTCAGAGGAATATTCAGCAATAAAAAAAGTTGAAGCGAGAATAAAAATCAGAGCACTTTCATATACAAGTATAGGCAACAGTTGAAGTGAGAATAAAAGTCAGATAACTTTCATGCACATGTATAGCCGCGTCGCAGCAgattcacttctttttttttggttgatttgccCCCAGGCACCCTTTTCCTCCCTGTAGACTCAAATCCAGCGTAAGAAGCATAGACAGTAGTATTTGTACCAACTGAATTACCATACTCATCTACAGCAGATTTACTTGTCGTGTCCATTTTAATACATAACAAgggaatatattttcaaaatgtcactttattttgttaaaaagcagatattatgtatttgataagagattatatgtaattatcaCTTAGGTCAAATTACACCGTATccgcattttgacaaaattaaaatattagagGATTATATATCCGTAGAATTATCATTTTTGATAccatttttcagttttatatACCCTGATTAGCTTTACATCTTTACAAAATCCTTATAAGTTATAACAATATGATTCCATCCCTTGTTGATGTGCTTAgtgtagtctttttttttttccttcttttttttttcgtggtCTGAATGgccccaaaaaaatcaaaataatcattaaagaaatgaaaaaaacaatacatatataaGTATGATATTAATCatgagttttatatatatatatatatataaattacaatatattctaaactaataagaaaaaaaaattcatctaaATTTAGTTAACTTCAGAATTTGAaagtataattttcaatattttaccaCTTGGAATACAAGTGCCTAAGTTTGACTaaagaaaagtaaagaaatTGAGCAAGTGCTGGTAGCTTATGAACCGCCAATTGAATGGACCAATACATGCAGAAGCAATAGACGTGTAATAGGTAACATAGTACGGCTTTAGCCATCCAGCTAGAAGGGTTTTGGAATGTTGTCCAGAAGAAAGATACGCAAACCCAATTCCAAAGATCTGATGAATTTTTGAATAAGATTTATCATCATATTTCAAACCCCCAGTACCCCCCCTTTGCTTGGCTGTTTCTTCTCAGTCCAAAAGATATCCTATCAGTCATCACCATTCATCACCACCTTCTTCTGATCATCCAGATtcaaataatatgtatatatatatatatatattgaggatATTAACAGTTTCacttgttaaatatatatatatatatatacaatcctgTCACAATGGATGACACGGGCAACAAGTAAACTCTAAGCACCAAGAGTTTCCTATTTTCATATAATTGTAAAAACTTTTAGCACCGAGAGTTTAAGCCCACAAAAAATTATTTCGTTGTAGCAaaattatacacatatattatatataagattGTTTTTCTAAAAGGTTAGCAAGGAAGAGACCAGGAATGGTCATCAATTTTCTTGATGAATcgtgttatattatatataaatgatattttttatccttattTTATATTGCAAGTTGCTCAAATTTAAACCAAAAGTAGTGTAAAAAATTACACGCAAATCCAACGAGTGAAATTGATCACCAACAAGGATCCTATGTCTTTCATCTTTTCAAGATATGTTTGTCTTTCAAGTTTTGTCTTCAAGTCTTAGAAATACATATTTCTTTGATATTTGTgttaatttttctaattaaattaaCCTTATTTTGCttcttcaccttttttttttttttttttgttgggcttATTTTCTGCTTTTAAGAGCTTATATTCTGCTTTCTTCTCCTGCTAGTTTCAACAacgatatcaataatatataatattactaaCAAAACAGAACTACAAGACCTACCTCAGATtgcttttgttattaatttgatGGTATATATGCAGTACTACATCTAAAAAGGAGAAAATAGATTAATAGGCTTTTTACTCTGTTTCAATAGGGTACAACCCTCTTATTTATCAAACTAGTTTGAGCGTATACACTTAGGAAATTTGACTTTATAGTCCATAATATCTTTAAAGCAAAACAAAGATATCTAgaggtaattaaaaaaaaaggagaaaaaaagaaaaagaaaaagaaaaggaaaaaaagaaaaaagggacaTAAACAAAAATCAGAAACTCTCTGATTCTCAAAACCACTCCTCTTTTGCTGTGCTTATTTCTGCTTCATTTTTGTGGTTCCAAAGGAAACGAGTCACTTCTTACTTCATCTTTTGGCTGTCTAGATTCGCCAACTTGGCTAGTGTACTCCACACCACCCCCCTCCAAAAAACCATTATAAAGCAGAGCAACCTGAGCATTTCTTGCTCACAAAACCAAATACACCTTTCAAGTTAAAATCCCTCCAAaaccattctttttcttttgaagttcaaCCCTTTCTTTTTATAGTCCATAGTAAACCAGCCTGTCCATATTCTATAATCAGAACCAAAAGCCTCTCCTTTCCTTTATCCACACAATGGCACAAAGCTCCAGCTCCTATTGGACGCCAAAACAGAACAAACTGTTTGAAAAGGCACTAGCTTTGTATGACAAAGATACCCCAGACCGCTGGCAAAATGTAGCCAAGGCTGTTGGTGGTAAAACAGCTGAGGAAGTCAAAAGACACTATGAAATCCTTTTGGAGGATCTTAGGCAGATCGAATCTGGCCGTATTCCATTTCCAAACTACAAGTCCACTGGCAGAGACGCGGATGAAGAAGAAAGGTATACAAACTTGTACTGATTTTTAAGTGTTAATTTGCCATAATGTCttataactattaaatttttatggcAGCTGTAgattaattgaattaaaaaaaaaaaaaatagtgctcAAAATGGTAAGCTACCGACACACGCACATACATTCATATATAGTTGTATATAAAGTATAGGCACACACATATCACATTGACATGTAATATTTATGGGTAAGAGATTGAAAATTCCAAAGATTTGATAACAATAAACGTGTATGTGAAATAGTAGTTAAGGTTTAGGGACAAAGAGTGGGGTTGGAGGGCCATGCCAAAAGCATGAAATGAAAAAGTGAAGAAGATTTAGATTGATTACAGATCATTCTCAAAGGAGGTTGATGTATGTGGTCCTTCATT
This genomic interval carries:
- the LOC107404308 gene encoding protein RADIALIS-like 3; its protein translation is MAQSSSSYWTPKQNKLFEKALALYDKDTPDRWQNVAKAVGGKTAEEVKRHYEILLEDLRQIESGRIPFPNYKSTGRDADEEERLIKYLKLQ